The DNA sequence CCCGTTGGTGACCCGGGAGACTCCCACAGCGTGCGGCTCCGCGCTGATCGCGATCGGCCAACCGCCGCCGGCGTAGACGGCGGCGACAGAGCCGGAGGCCGGAAGTCCGGTGCGCTGAGATTGCCATACCCCGTCCACCACGGTGATGCGGTGAACTTCGCCGCCGATGACCGTCATGGCCTCCGGCGTGCCGGTCTCGCCGAGGACAGCGTCGACGCGGTCGCCCGCTCTGAGGCCGGTGTCGGTGACATCCCAGAGGGCGCCCTGGGCGGGGTGCAGGTAGTAGAGGTATCCGGACTGCTGCAGCATGGCGTGCACCGTTCCGTCCGGCATTCGGACGGCGCTCACCGTGCCGGAGAAGAAGTGACCTGTCCAGGTTTTGGTCCACCCGGCGGCGTCGCCGGTGATGTGGAACAGGCGCCCGCCTTCGACGGCGAACAGCTCGGCGAAGCCGGTGCCGGAGTCCACCGCCGAGATGCTCGTCGCGTCGAGGGGGAGGTGCGTGTCGACGTCGGTCCAGGTGCCGGCGACGACGGCCATCTGATGCAGCGTGCCTCCGGCGCTCGCCATGATCTGCGCCGAGTCGCCACCCATGTCCACGGCGCTGTAGACGGATGAGCTCACAGGCAGGCCGGTCGATACGGTGACGTAGCCGCCATCGGGCCTCGTCCGGATCTCCTGAAGGAACGGCCCGGTGGGTGGTGTCGACGCGGTCCCCACGCCGGGCTCCGGCGCCGTCGTCGCTGCGCCGAGAAACGCGAGCGGGTCGACATTCACGCCGTCCTTGGTCACTTCGAAGTGCAGGTGGCGCGGAACCGCGTTCAGGTCGCCGCGCTGGCTCCCACCCATGTATCCGATGAGCTGCCCCGCCTCTACGTGTTCGCCTTCGGCGACCAGCGGGGGTTCGGCGAGATGGGCGTAGCGTGTGGCGTATCCCTCGGCGTGGGCGATCTCGATCTGGTTGCCGTATCCGTGACGGTCGCGACGCGACGTTCCCCACGTCCCCCCGATGACGGTTCCGGCCGCCACGGCGAAGATGGGTTGCCGTTCGGCGCCCTGCGCGTCGATGCCGAGGTGAAGACGGGTGACCCCTCGGGAGTCGGTCTCCCGCGGGTCGAGGTAGCGGGTCCCGGGCTGACCGTTGTAGATCCACGGATTGGTCGGAAAGTAGCGGGCGAACGACGTGGGTGCCGTCGGGGTGGCGGTGTACGAGGACGTATCGCTGAGCTGGGTCGGAACGGCCGGGCTGGACGGTGACGGCGGGGTGCTCGGCGTGGTGGCGGGGAGCGGGGTCGTCGGCACGGTGGTACCGGGCACCGGATCCTCCGTGGGGGCCGTCGACGCGGAAGGCGTGGGGAGAGGTGAGGGATCCACGGCGACAGGTGTCGGCGTTGAGGTCTCGATCGGCGCCGGATCGGTGGGCGCCGGTGTCGGAGCCACGGCGGCTCCCGTGGCGCTGAGGACGACGGCCGCGGCGACGACCAGGATCAGCGCACGCCGAGGGGTGGTCTTTCCAGGGCGAGGCAGCACCCGATCACGGTGAAGGCACAAAGTGTCCTATCGGTGACGATCCGACGTGCAACAGATGTCGTCCAAGGGTGAACCTCGCGCCAGGCCGTGGGTGGCAGGAGGGGTGGGGGAGGTGGCATGCCGTCGAGCGGCTGCGACACCGATCGGTAACCCGAGCGACACGCGTTGCTCGACCGTCTCGACATCGGCGTTCATCGGGGCTGTCCATCCTCGGCGCTGGACGTCCCCGTTCACACCCGAGCAGTCCGCACGGTGGCGGCTCCTGCCTCCGTGCCCGTTCGCATCGAACGACGTCACGCGCCGGTTCTCACGCATCGGAAGAATGGAACAACGTTGGCGTTCAGCGCGTCCCCCGAGTCTCACGCCCGTGTGCGTTTCACCGAGTTCCTGTCTCCGGATGACCCGATGCTCCTGGCGTGGGCGCGCTTCCGGGGTGCGCTCGCGATGGGGCCCACCCGGGTGCCGGCGCCGTTGAGACCCGCCCGCGCCGCTGACCCCGTCTCGGGCCTGTGGCGCCTCCTCGCCACCAACAATCGGGAGCTCGGTCGGAGCTTCTTGCTATATCGGCGGATCGAGTCTGCGCAAGCGCACGTCACGCAGCTGCAATCCGATCCGGATGCGCTCACGATCGAACACGTGCCGGGCCCGACGAGTGGGTCCCGCGGCTGGGTCGTGCTCGCCTCCGGTTCTCCGGTCATGACGTGCAGCCGGTGGTACGGCTCGCTCTCGACCGGGGCGGTCGCCGCTGCGGGCGCGCTCGCCGCGCTGCGCACAGCGGTGATCACGGACGTGCCCGACCGCAGCGACTCCTCCGGGAGGTTCCGACGTCGTACTGCCCTGGATGCAAATGCCGCTCCGTGATCATCCGGCAGAAGCGGCGCCGCGATCCGCGGGGCACTGGAGCGGCGCGCTGGTGATCGGACTTCTCGTCCCGCTCGCCGGGCTGGGTGCCGTCCTCGCGGTCGGGGCGACGAGCCCTCCGGACGCCGCGGCGTTCATTGCAGCGGATGCGGCTCCCGCCGTCTCGCAGCTCGTCTCGGTCTCCGGCGGGCAGACGGGCACGGGGAAGGCGCAGCGCCCCGCCGAGCCGCAGCCGGCGACGGTCGGTCGGGTCGATGCCGCGTGGGCGGAGCGCGTCGCGTCCACGACAGGCATCCCGCAACGGGCTCTGGACGCGTACGCTTCGGCCGAACTCGCACTCGCCGCCGAGGACCCTGGGTGCGGTGTTCGCTGGAACACGCTGGCCGCGATCGGCTGGATCGAGTCGGGCCATGGCACGCATGGCGGGTCGGCGCTCGATGTGGACGGCATCGCTCGGCCGGCGATCTTCGGCATCCCTCTGACAGGGCAATCCAGTGCGCGCATCACCGACACGGACGCGGGACGCTGGGACGGCACGGCAGAGATCGATCGCGCGGTCGGGCCGCTGCAGTTCATCCCCGCAACGTGGGAGACCTGGGGTGCGGACGGCAACGGCGACGGCATCCGCGACCCGCAGCAGATCGATGAT is a window from the Microbacterium lacus genome containing:
- a CDS encoding M23 family metallopeptidase, which translates into the protein MPGTTVPTTPLPATTPSTPPSPSSPAVPTQLSDTSSYTATPTAPTSFARYFPTNPWIYNGQPGTRYLDPRETDSRGVTRLHLGIDAQGAERQPIFAVAAGTVIGGTWGTSRRDRHGYGNQIEIAHAEGYATRYAHLAEPPLVAEGEHVEAGQLIGYMGGSQRGDLNAVPRHLHFEVTKDGVNVDPLAFLGAATTAPEPGVGTASTPPTGPFLQEIRTRPDGGYVTVSTGLPVSSSVYSAVDMGGDSAQIMASAGGTLHQMAVVAGTWTDVDTHLPLDATSISAVDSGTGFAELFAVEGGRLFHITGDAAGWTKTWTGHFFSGTVSAVRMPDGTVHAMLQQSGYLYYLHPAQGALWDVTDTGLRAGDRVDAVLGETGTPEAMTVIGGEVHRITVVDGVWQSQRTGLPASGSVAAVYAGGGWPIAISAEPHAVGVSRVTNGVWTRYLYGVLATGPFEAVTLRNAGTVLYSVG
- a CDS encoding lytic transglycosylase domain-containing protein produces the protein MIGLLVPLAGLGAVLAVGATSPPDAAAFIAADAAPAVSQLVSVSGGQTGTGKAQRPAEPQPATVGRVDAAWAERVASTTGIPQRALDAYASAELALAAEDPGCGVRWNTLAAIGWIESGHGTHGGSALDVDGIARPAIFGIPLTGQSSARITDTDAGRWDGTAEIDRAVGPLQFIPATWETWGADGNGDGIRDPQQIDDAALAAARYLCHDSVLTDPAGWRQAVFSYNHLDSYVDAVAGVATDYAARADP